The following are encoded in a window of Wolbachia endosymbiont (group B) of Hofmannophila pseudospretella genomic DNA:
- a CDS encoding ribosome-binding factor A, which yields MKKEIRNLKVASVLHRAISKILMEGNVLNEKVVVSDVKLSKDLKKADVYIVLSSLNIQNGNADISTVVNEMNQSAWSIRKSILCYVDLRFIPELIFKPDLAFDNFVNVSKILHNHT from the coding sequence ATGAAAAAGGAAATTAGAAACCTAAAAGTAGCATCGGTATTACATAGGGCAATATCAAAAATCTTAATGGAAGGTAATGTTCTTAATGAAAAAGTAGTAGTATCTGATGTAAAGCTAAGCAAAGATTTGAAGAAAGCAGATGTATATATTGTGTTATCTTCATTGAACATCCAAAATGGTAATGCTGATATCAGCACTGTTGTTAATGAAATGAACCAATCTGCATGGTCAATACGTAAATCTATATTGTGTTATGTTGATTTGCGATTTATACCTGAGTTAATTTTCAAGCCTGATTTAGCATTCGATAATTTTGTCAATGTAAGCAAAATATTACATAATCACACTTAA
- the infB gene encoding translation initiation factor IF-2 — translation MNNEDISNKKLTLQGLSKLKLDINLNSLDSQSTGTTIVKKRRKIHSAEEYSLFDESKLGSLTEKEQISRINAVQNATLLKERNQREQEEKIKKEESNQEAEDKNESHSVPKEINKEVLSNTNSVEQKEDSIEHENNDKKSFKASKDIYSKHSKLVITQAIDERNAHLPVFKQKFGIRSKQSKFTKGKNIAREVIIPDKITIRELSIRMAEDSKSVLKMFKEEVGENYRVDDTVDPDIACEIAKKFNHTAKRVSDADKEKNLLFISNRENLPKRLKPPIVTFMGHVDHGKTSLLDAFRESNVAERESGGITQHIGAYQLTTKNKQKITFIDTPGHEAFTAMRARGANITNIVVIVVAADDGIMKQTVEAINHAKAANVSIIVAINKIDKSQPGDVERIINSLPQYDLIPEELGGDVIIVPVSAKKKINLDKLEEAILLIAELMTLEGIEDCRALGWVIESKIDKAKGISATLIVEEGTLKIGDILIVGTTYSKVRSMINHLGQREKAALPSTPVEVTGLNGVPNAGDKFVVVNSERQAREIVEYRLELIKKKQEDLDDSNLDIFSRNNSETEELSVVLKCDVTGSIEAISSSIDKLGKDQVKLNILHKAVGGVTDSDVLLAEASSAVILAFNVKVDSKIRELAKQKGIEIHTYNIIYELIEDMRMYLTKMLKPVTREVRVGSASVRQIFNASKAGNIIGCYVTDGVIKKDSLIKVVRGSKLVHEGKLKALRRFKDDVKEVGVNFECGISLEGNIDIKVGDILEAYQLVQEERTL, via the coding sequence ATGAATAATGAAGATATCAGTAATAAAAAATTAACCCTACAAGGCTTAAGCAAGCTTAAATTAGACATTAATTTAAACTCTTTAGATAGTCAAAGTACTGGTACTACAATAGTAAAAAAAAGAAGAAAAATTCATTCTGCAGAAGAATATAGTTTATTTGACGAGAGTAAATTAGGCTCTTTAACTGAAAAAGAACAAATTTCCCGCATTAATGCTGTACAGAATGCTACTTTGCTGAAAGAAAGGAATCAGAGAGAACAAGAAGAGAAAATAAAAAAAGAAGAAAGCAATCAAGAAGCTGAAGATAAAAATGAATCACACTCTGTACCTAAAGAAATAAATAAGGAAGTTTTAAGTAATACTAACTCAGTTGAACAAAAAGAAGATAGTATTGAACATGAGAACAATGATAAAAAGTCTTTTAAAGCTAGCAAAGATATATACTCTAAGCATTCTAAGCTAGTAATTACACAGGCAATAGATGAAAGAAATGCACACCTCCCTGTATTTAAGCAAAAATTTGGTATAAGAAGTAAACAATCAAAGTTTACTAAGGGTAAAAATATAGCAAGAGAAGTTATTATACCAGACAAAATAACTATCAGGGAATTATCTATTCGTATGGCAGAAGATAGCAAAAGTGTGTTAAAAATGTTTAAAGAAGAAGTTGGTGAGAATTATAGAGTAGATGATACAGTAGATCCAGATATAGCATGTGAAATAGCAAAAAAATTTAATCATACGGCTAAACGAGTAAGTGATGCTGATAAAGAAAAGAATTTACTCTTCATAAGCAACAGAGAAAACTTACCTAAAAGACTCAAACCACCTATCGTTACTTTTATGGGACATGTCGATCATGGTAAAACATCATTACTCGATGCATTTCGTGAATCCAATGTTGCAGAAAGAGAGTCAGGTGGCATCACTCAACACATAGGTGCTTATCAATTAACGACAAAAAATAAGCAAAAAATTACCTTCATTGATACACCAGGGCATGAAGCGTTTACTGCAATGCGTGCACGTGGTGCCAATATTACTAATATAGTTGTAATAGTAGTTGCAGCTGATGATGGAATCATGAAACAAACAGTTGAAGCAATAAACCATGCAAAAGCAGCAAATGTCTCTATTATAGTTGCCATTAATAAAATTGATAAATCACAACCTGGCGATGTAGAAAGAATAATTAATAGTTTGCCTCAGTATGACCTCATCCCCGAAGAACTTGGTGGTGATGTTATAATTGTGCCAGTATCAGCAAAAAAGAAAATCAACTTAGATAAACTAGAAGAGGCAATTTTATTAATTGCTGAATTAATGACGCTAGAAGGAATAGAGGATTGTCGAGCACTTGGATGGGTAATAGAGTCCAAAATAGATAAAGCTAAAGGAATATCAGCTACATTAATAGTTGAAGAAGGAACATTAAAGATTGGTGACATATTGATAGTTGGTACAACATACAGCAAAGTACGCAGTATGATTAATCACCTTGGTCAAAGAGAAAAAGCGGCACTACCTTCTACTCCAGTTGAAGTTACTGGTTTAAATGGTGTACCAAATGCTGGAGATAAATTTGTTGTTGTAAACTCTGAAAGGCAGGCTCGTGAAATTGTTGAATACAGGTTAGAATTAATCAAGAAAAAGCAAGAAGATTTAGACGACAGTAATTTAGATATATTCAGTCGTAATAATAGTGAAACAGAAGAACTATCTGTAGTTTTAAAGTGCGATGTAACTGGTTCTATTGAAGCAATATCAAGTTCAATTGATAAGCTTGGTAAAGACCAAGTAAAATTAAATATTCTACACAAAGCAGTAGGAGGAGTAACAGATTCAGATGTGCTGCTTGCAGAAGCATCAAGCGCAGTAATTTTAGCCTTTAATGTAAAAGTGGATTCAAAAATAAGAGAATTAGCAAAACAAAAAGGTATAGAAATACATACTTACAATATAATATATGAGCTTATTGAAGACATGAGGATGTATCTAACTAAAATGTTAAAGCCTGTTACACGAGAGGTTCGTGTTGGTTCTGCATCTGTAAGGCAAATATTTAATGCATCCAAAGCCGGTAATATAATCGGATGTTATGTCACTGATGGAGTTATAAAAAAAGACTCTTTAATTAAGGTAGTACGTGGCAGCAAATTGGTGCATGAAGGAAAGTTAAAAGCACTACGTAGATTTAAAGATGACGTTAAAGAAGTAGGTGTAAACTTTGAATGCGGAATATCGCTAGAGGGTAATATCGATATTAAAGTTGGAGATATTTTGGAAGCTTATCAATTAGTGCAAGAAGAAAGGACGTTATAG
- the ubiA gene encoding 4-hydroxybenzoate octaprenyltransferase gives MYFNHYFSLMRIHSLTGLWLALFPSLSGILLASISLSYQALFLLVLFTIGAFLMRPAGCIINDIFDREIDAHVERTKYRPLASGALNIKQALALLSLLLSIALVILLLTNKTTLILGIISMCMIVIYPLLKRYVLWPQLFLGFTFNMGSLMGSAAITNQISIESLLFYIGCVFWTLSYDTIYAHQDKKDDEKLGMKSTALYFGNTTKSWLKRFYLISLMAWLYAGILSSLNNIFYIALLAIGFIFHHQHKNFNPDDSNQCMSIFKNNSQIGLLLFFGILLDRIVNSTFVSVQMHG, from the coding sequence ATGTATTTCAACCATTATTTCTCATTAATGAGAATACACAGTTTAACAGGTTTATGGCTTGCGCTATTTCCTAGCTTAAGCGGCATTCTTTTAGCCTCAATTTCTCTATCATATCAGGCTCTTTTTCTCCTTGTTTTGTTTACTATAGGTGCATTTTTAATGAGACCCGCAGGGTGCATAATCAATGATATCTTCGATAGAGAAATAGATGCGCACGTTGAACGAACAAAATATAGGCCACTTGCAAGTGGTGCATTAAACATAAAGCAGGCTTTGGCTTTACTTTCACTGTTACTGTCTATTGCCCTGGTAATCTTATTATTAACCAATAAAACTACTCTTATACTTGGAATAATTTCAATGTGCATGATAGTTATCTACCCCTTGCTAAAGCGTTACGTTTTGTGGCCACAATTGTTTTTAGGGTTTACTTTCAACATGGGATCACTCATGGGTTCAGCAGCAATAACAAACCAGATTAGCATAGAATCCTTGCTATTTTATATAGGATGCGTCTTTTGGACGCTTAGTTATGATACTATATACGCTCATCAAGATAAAAAAGATGATGAGAAATTAGGAATGAAATCTACTGCATTATATTTTGGCAATACAACAAAATCTTGGTTGAAAAGATTTTACTTAATATCCTTAATGGCATGGTTGTACGCTGGTATACTATCATCATTAAATAACATCTTTTATATTGCTTTACTTGCCATAGGATTCATATTTCACCACCAACACAAAAATTTCAATCCAGACGATTCTAATCAATGCATGTCCATATTTAAAAATAATTCCCAGATAGGACTCCTGCTCTTTTTCGGTATCCTTTTAGATAGAATTGTAAATTCTACTTTTGTATCCGTTCAGATGCATGGCTAA
- the nusA gene encoding transcription termination factor NusA: MIANRKSSVKQKSNKNNIVGSLDVIKTAGELSLQKGLDFNIIINALKSAIEAVAQQKYGSKSKIVVNIDRNTGKVTSYRQLKVINDESNENECDLIKLTQAKLIKEDAKVGDTISELISLNTDLVSARIAQQKISEIIKDEELKKQYEEFKDKVGEMRYGIVKQVEYSDLIIDINGIGAYLPLRNLIGGESFREGDKVKAYIQAVKRSDDGRQIILSRAHEGFLEALLNQEVPEVADGLITIKGIARDAGSRSKVAVFSSDKNIDPVGACVGVKGDRIKTIIHELNGEKIDVIHYSSDLGQFVIKAITPAEVSKVIIDENENCIELIVAEDQLSLAIGKKGQNVRLASELVGWKIEILSTQQESERRNKEFSQCSVLFAEALNLEEIMGQLLVTEGFSSVEDISNTSIKELASIEGFNEDIANELHNRANNYLKAENDRKIEELKNLGMEDDVINLALSIDNKIALSKHNIKTLEDIADLSNYEFCSILSSSTNNKDNLKDTADLIIIEARKKLGLI; encoded by the coding sequence ATGATTGCTAATCGTAAAAGCAGTGTTAAGCAGAAAAGCAACAAGAATAACATAGTTGGAAGCCTTGATGTAATAAAAACAGCGGGAGAGCTCTCACTTCAAAAAGGTTTGGATTTTAATATTATAATAAATGCACTTAAAAGTGCTATCGAAGCAGTAGCTCAACAAAAGTATGGTAGCAAAAGTAAAATTGTAGTTAATATAGATAGAAACACAGGCAAAGTTACCTCATATAGACAACTAAAAGTCATTAATGATGAATCAAATGAAAATGAGTGTGACTTAATTAAGTTGACACAAGCTAAGTTAATAAAAGAAGATGCAAAAGTTGGAGATACTATTAGTGAGTTGATTTCTCTTAACACTGATCTTGTTTCAGCAAGAATTGCCCAGCAAAAGATTTCTGAAATAATCAAAGATGAAGAGTTAAAAAAGCAATATGAGGAATTTAAAGACAAGGTAGGAGAAATGAGGTATGGCATCGTTAAACAAGTAGAATATTCAGATCTTATTATAGACATAAACGGAATTGGAGCATACCTTCCTTTACGAAACTTAATTGGTGGTGAGTCATTTCGTGAAGGCGATAAGGTTAAAGCTTACATACAGGCTGTTAAGCGCTCTGACGATGGACGTCAAATCATTCTTTCTAGGGCTCATGAAGGCTTTTTAGAGGCATTGTTGAATCAAGAAGTACCAGAAGTTGCTGACGGATTGATAACAATTAAAGGTATAGCTAGAGACGCTGGTTCAAGATCTAAAGTTGCTGTTTTTTCATCTGATAAGAATATCGATCCAGTAGGTGCTTGCGTTGGAGTTAAAGGAGATAGAATAAAAACTATTATACACGAATTAAACGGTGAAAAAATCGACGTCATACATTACTCATCAGATTTGGGTCAATTTGTTATTAAAGCCATTACTCCTGCAGAAGTATCAAAGGTCATTATTGACGAAAATGAAAATTGTATAGAGTTAATAGTTGCTGAAGATCAATTGAGTTTAGCTATAGGAAAAAAGGGTCAGAATGTAAGATTAGCTTCAGAGCTTGTTGGATGGAAAATTGAGATATTAAGCACTCAGCAAGAATCAGAAAGAAGAAATAAAGAATTTAGTCAATGTTCAGTTTTATTTGCTGAAGCTTTAAACTTAGAAGAGATTATGGGCCAATTATTGGTAACAGAAGGTTTTTCAAGTGTAGAAGATATATCTAACACTTCAATTAAGGAACTTGCTTCAATAGAGGGCTTCAATGAAGATATTGCAAATGAACTTCATAATAGAGCAAATAATTACCTGAAAGCAGAGAATGATAGAAAAATAGAAGAGCTAAAAAATTTAGGTATGGAAGACGATGTAATCAACTTAGCCTTATCAATAGATAATAAAATTGCTCTTAGTAAACATAATATTAAAACTTTAGAGGACATAGCAGATTTATCAAATTATGAGTTTTGTAGCATACTCTCTTCCTCAACTAACAATAAAGACAATCTAAAAGATACAGCAGATTTAATAATCATAGAAGCACGCAAAAAGCTTGGATTAATATAA